From the Opitutia bacterium genome, one window contains:
- a CDS encoding immunoglobulin domain-containing protein has product MQTAPSPLMLFLSAASFGKRLARMSCRLSLFLFAWGGAISSWAAAPSIYNLPPFVTVDSGQSLTLTPAVAGTTPITYQWKKNGVDISGATTASFWKSPVATADAGDYTLVATNASGSTTSSVVTVQVNAPQPPMLYPTSTAVSCDYGTTLSLSMTVAGTTPMTFQWKKNGVDIPNATSSNYSKNLVTGNDAGVYTLVATNSAGSATSSGVTVTVADPVAPEIYELPLNRTAERGGSFSLSATVSGSQPMTFQWQKDSVDIPNATDRYYSKSDVADGDAGAYRLVATNAAGSTTSADIPVSVIAPQPPSAPAITFYSTPSATAYGDSISIYASVTGTQPMTFQWYRDGTALPGRTSSSLYLSPAKVSDSGSYTLRATNSVGTTTSIAVPVTVSAPVGPTVSPLNASVNLSYGSSLNLSVNASGSPSLRYQWTKDGNFIPGASSSYYSKGSVTTADAGRYAVIVANDWGTVTSSAAVVTVAQPVAPTIQLNGAATIDVAYGASFSISPTVSGTSPMTYEWRRNGVTLFDATGSSIGRSSVTGADAGTYTLVVTNAWGTTTSTGTVVTVGAAVAPQITGVPATLNVSSGSSFSLNASIAGTAPIVYQWNKNGVPIPGATSTSYSKGLLSVSDSGMYTLTAVNVAGSTTSSACTLTVSAPIAPVISGMPSSATINYGASVSLSPNVTGTSPMTLQWSKNGNAIPGANSSSFYLYSATPSDNGTYTLTATNGAGSTTSAGYQLTVLPGQPPVVHNLPSTITINQGSSFAIYPFVQGTGPMNFQWRRDGVAIVGAINSSFSKSSALPADSGAYSLVVTNAWGAVTTRDISVTVTPAVAPAVLDVPAARTANYGDSITLSPAVVGTGPLSYQWSKDGNPIPGANSRTLGFSPATPAVNGIYTLTVSNAVGSVTSPGITLIVNPAVPPAIFNLPTDLNLSYGSTSLSLGAMVVGSWPMSYVWRKDGVPLGSSNTSFSKYGSITPADSGVYTLTASNVAGTATSTVNVTVAAAAAPSISGLPATLSVVYGGSINLNASVSGSPSIRYQWRKNGADIPGANNSYFNVGAATPSDSGQYSLVATNVAGTATSASVAVTVQAVVPVSFLEQPSSIAVQPGLTANFSVQTAGTSPISYQWYRNGSAIIGSTSNALVLSGVQSASAGDYTVVARNAGGEVTSNVATLTMETPVGVLSVAGGSWHSAILKADGTLWMVGGNLYGQLGNGSFRGRLNPTQVATGVTSVATGNDFTIFLKNDGTLWGMGNNAQGQLGDGTTQTRALPIQIATNVVAVAAGWAHTLFVKNDGSLWGMGNNTSGQLGDGAATNRLSPIAIATAGVRAVAAGGNSSYYVTDAGTLWAIGANGNGQLGVGDATDRLVPVSVTTGVVSVSASGGHVLWVKADGSLWAAGGNGYGQLGDGTTTPRSSAVQVATGVESAAAGSSFSAYVKSDGSLWTVGINSSGQLGDGSWSSRTTPASIASDVAFAIASPTNLFVISTTGALYATGENYSGALGDGTTSSRNTLTLLSAAPSSLAPRPLPAEQAVASGGVVRLSVFGAGGASYQWYRNGVAISGATGRTLTLGGVQSADAGDYSVLVTLANSSVVTLHSWVGVRSSRTAHGDLDRDGAPDLVLENAVTGQRLIWRMRNGGIVGSVSLPTLSAGWHFAGTGDFNRDAVADIVLQNTQTGERVIWLMNGGTITGSAGLPTLPLVWQIACIGDVDGDGSADVVLQNTDTGDRLVWKMNGVAIATSLGLPTLAPEWQICAVIDIDSDGQNDLVLQNVRTGERKVWILALQSGQLSINRTIPLPTFYAGWRFAGGGFYTTDGKPNLLLQNSLTGDRILWSMGSDGAILGSTALPTLPADWSFAGAATNRAPISGPHDLSGDGGSDILVTNTATGDRVMWVMQNGAIAGSIGLPTLPAEWRFAGIGDFNADGLNDIVVENTNTGDRVLWFMNNGTIGGGAGLPALAPAWRFAAVVDVNLDGQPDIVLQNTSTGERAIWVMDRAKVDSTIALPTLPTSWNIAAAGKFTADGRANLVLENTSTGDRLFWSLNPDGSIAQSTGLPTLPVSWRFAGSGDFNTDGKPDLILENMSTGDRVIWVMDRTTIASSLGLPTLPASWTLRD; this is encoded by the coding sequence ATGCAAACGGCCCCCTCGCCTCTGATGCTCTTCTTGTCTGCTGCTTCCTTCGGGAAGCGCCTCGCGCGCATGAGCTGTCGGCTCAGCCTTTTTTTGTTCGCATGGGGGGGCGCGATTTCCTCGTGGGCTGCCGCTCCGTCGATTTACAACCTGCCGCCGTTCGTGACGGTGGACTCGGGGCAGTCGCTTACGCTGACGCCTGCGGTCGCCGGGACAACGCCGATCACCTACCAATGGAAGAAGAATGGGGTGGACATCAGCGGGGCTACCACCGCGTCCTTCTGGAAATCGCCGGTCGCCACTGCCGATGCCGGCGACTACACGCTGGTCGCCACGAATGCGTCCGGCTCGACGACGAGCAGTGTTGTCACGGTTCAGGTGAATGCGCCGCAGCCCCCCATGCTGTATCCGACCAGCACCGCCGTTTCGTGCGATTACGGCACCACGTTGTCGTTATCAATGACGGTCGCGGGCACGACACCTATGACCTTCCAGTGGAAAAAGAATGGCGTCGATATCCCCAACGCAACTTCCAGCAATTATTCCAAGAATTTGGTTACCGGCAACGATGCTGGGGTCTACACCCTCGTGGCGACCAACTCCGCAGGCTCAGCCACGAGCAGCGGCGTCACGGTGACTGTCGCCGATCCGGTCGCCCCCGAAATCTATGAACTGCCGTTGAACCGCACTGCGGAGCGCGGTGGGTCGTTCTCGCTGTCCGCCACGGTCAGCGGTTCGCAGCCCATGACATTTCAGTGGCAAAAAGACTCCGTCGACATTCCGAATGCGACCGACCGATACTATTCAAAATCGGATGTCGCGGACGGCGATGCGGGCGCCTATCGGCTGGTGGCGACCAACGCCGCCGGGAGCACCACTAGCGCCGATATCCCGGTGTCGGTGATCGCGCCGCAGCCGCCCTCGGCTCCCGCGATTACGTTCTATTCGACGCCGTCGGCTACCGCTTACGGGGATTCGATTTCGATCTACGCGTCCGTGACCGGAACCCAGCCGATGACTTTCCAGTGGTATCGCGACGGCACCGCCCTGCCCGGGCGCACGAGCAGCAGCCTCTACCTATCGCCCGCCAAGGTGTCCGACTCGGGCTCATATACGCTGCGCGCCACCAACTCTGTGGGCACGACCACGAGTATCGCCGTGCCCGTGACCGTTTCGGCGCCCGTCGGACCGACGGTTTCACCCCTGAACGCCAGCGTGAATTTGTCTTACGGTAGTTCGCTTAACCTTTCGGTCAACGCATCCGGCAGCCCCAGTCTACGCTATCAGTGGACAAAAGACGGCAATTTTATCCCAGGGGCGAGTTCCTCCTACTATTCCAAGGGCTCGGTCACGACTGCGGACGCCGGCCGCTACGCGGTGATCGTTGCCAACGACTGGGGCACCGTCACCAGTTCGGCTGCCGTGGTCACGGTGGCGCAACCGGTCGCGCCGACGATCCAGCTCAACGGCGCTGCGACGATCGATGTCGCCTACGGCGCTTCCTTTTCGATCTCACCGACGGTCAGCGGCACTTCGCCGATGACCTACGAGTGGCGGCGCAATGGCGTGACGCTGTTCGACGCGACGGGATCATCCATCGGCCGGTCGAGTGTGACCGGGGCCGATGCCGGCACCTACACGCTGGTGGTGACGAACGCCTGGGGCACCACCACGAGCACCGGAACGGTCGTCACGGTCGGCGCCGCGGTCGCGCCGCAGATCACCGGAGTGCCCGCCACCCTCAATGTGTCGTCGGGATCAAGCTTCAGCTTAAACGCCAGCATCGCAGGCACTGCGCCGATCGTTTATCAGTGGAACAAGAATGGCGTTCCCATTCCCGGTGCGACCTCCACTTCCTACTCGAAGGGCCTGCTTTCGGTTTCGGATAGCGGCATGTATACGCTCACGGCCGTGAATGTGGCCGGATCGACCACGAGTAGTGCTTGCACCCTGACGGTGTCCGCTCCGATCGCTCCGGTCATCTCCGGCATGCCCAGCAGTGCCACCATTAACTACGGCGCCTCCGTTTCCCTCTCGCCGAACGTGACGGGCACCTCGCCGATGACTTTGCAGTGGTCGAAGAACGGGAACGCGATTCCGGGCGCGAACAGCTCTTCGTTCTACCTATACAGCGCCACACCGTCGGACAACGGCACCTACACGCTCACCGCGACGAACGGGGCGGGCAGCACCACCAGCGCCGGATATCAGCTGACGGTTTTGCCGGGGCAGCCGCCGGTCGTCCACAATCTTCCCTCCACGATCACTATCAACCAGGGCAGCTCGTTCGCCATTTACCCGTTCGTCCAAGGGACTGGGCCCATGAACTTCCAGTGGCGGCGGGACGGCGTGGCCATCGTGGGCGCGATCAACTCCAGTTTCTCGAAGTCTTCCGCCCTTCCCGCAGACAGCGGCGCCTACTCGCTCGTGGTTACCAATGCGTGGGGCGCCGTCACGACGCGCGACATTTCGGTGACCGTGACGCCGGCGGTCGCTCCCGCCGTGCTCGACGTGCCGGCGGCGCGCACCGCCAACTATGGCGACTCGATCACGCTCTCGCCCGCAGTCGTCGGCACCGGACCTCTCTCGTATCAATGGTCGAAGGACGGGAATCCCATTCCCGGAGCAAATTCGCGGACGCTCGGGTTCTCGCCGGCGACCCCGGCCGTGAACGGCATTTACACCCTCACGGTCTCCAATGCGGTCGGGTCGGTCACGAGTCCTGGAATTACCCTGATCGTCAACCCTGCGGTGCCGCCCGCAATTTTCAATCTGCCGACAGATTTGAATCTCAGCTACGGATCGACGAGCCTATCGCTCGGCGCGATGGTCGTGGGCAGCTGGCCGATGTCCTACGTGTGGCGTAAGGACGGCGTGCCGCTTGGATCCAGCAACACTTCCTTTTCCAAATACGGCAGCATCACCCCGGCTGACAGCGGCGTCTACACGCTCACGGCAAGTAACGTCGCCGGGACCGCGACCAGCACGGTGAACGTGACCGTGGCAGCCGCAGCGGCCCCCAGTATCAGCGGCCTGCCGGCGACGTTGTCTGTCGTTTATGGTGGATCGATCAACCTCAACGCGAGTGTCAGCGGCAGCCCGTCGATCCGTTATCAATGGCGCAAGAACGGCGCCGATATCCCCGGAGCCAACAACTCCTATTTTAACGTTGGAGCCGCCACGCCATCGGACAGTGGCCAGTATTCGCTCGTGGCGACCAATGTTGCCGGCACGGCCACGAGCGCTTCCGTGGCAGTGACCGTCCAGGCCGTGGTCCCGGTCTCCTTTCTCGAGCAGCCCAGCTCGATCGCTGTTCAACCCGGCCTCACCGCGAATTTCTCCGTGCAGACGGCGGGCACAAGCCCGATCTCCTACCAATGGTATCGGAATGGTAGCGCAATCATTGGCTCCACCTCGAACGCGCTGGTGTTGTCCGGCGTGCAGTCGGCATCGGCGGGCGACTATACCGTGGTGGCGCGCAACGCCGGAGGTGAAGTGACCAGCAACGTTGCGACTTTGACGATGGAGACCCCGGTCGGCGTTCTGTCCGTCGCTGGTGGCAGCTGGCATTCAGCGATCCTGAAGGCAGACGGAACCCTGTGGATGGTTGGCGGCAACCTCTACGGCCAGTTAGGCAACGGGAGTTTCCGCGGCCGGCTGAATCCCACGCAGGTCGCAACCGGCGTGACGAGCGTCGCAACCGGCAACGATTTTACGATCTTTTTGAAGAACGATGGCACGCTGTGGGGCATGGGCAACAACGCGCAGGGACAGCTCGGCGATGGCACCACGCAGACGCGTGCCCTGCCGATCCAGATTGCCACGAACGTCGTCGCGGTCGCTGCCGGCTGGGCCCACACGCTCTTCGTGAAAAACGATGGCTCACTGTGGGGCATGGGCAACAACACCTCCGGCCAGCTGGGCGATGGCGCGGCGACCAACCGGCTTTCCCCGATTGCGATCGCGACTGCCGGTGTGCGCGCCGTGGCTGCGGGCGGCAACTCCAGCTATTATGTCACCGACGCGGGGACCCTTTGGGCGATCGGTGCTAATGGCAACGGACAATTGGGCGTGGGTGACGCGACGGATCGCCTCGTTCCCGTTTCCGTGACGACGGGCGTTGTCTCCGTGTCCGCGAGCGGAGGCCACGTCCTCTGGGTGAAGGCGGATGGCAGCCTTTGGGCCGCAGGCGGCAATGGCTACGGCCAGCTCGGCGACGGCACGACCACGCCGCGCTCGTCCGCGGTGCAGGTCGCCACCGGCGTGGAAAGCGCGGCCGCGGGAAGTTCGTTCAGCGCCTACGTGAAGTCCGACGGTTCCTTGTGGACGGTCGGCATCAATAGTTCCGGGCAACTGGGCGACGGCTCGTGGAGCAGCCGCACCACACCCGCAAGCATCGCCTCCGACGTTGCGTTCGCGATCGCCAGCCCCACCAACCTGTTCGTCATCTCGACGACCGGAGCACTCTACGCGACCGGCGAGAACTATTCCGGCGCACTCGGCGACGGGACCACATCTTCTCGGAACACACTGACCTTGTTGAGCGCCGCCCCGTCCAGCCTCGCACCTCGCCCCTTGCCGGCGGAGCAGGCCGTCGCTAGCGGTGGCGTGGTGCGCCTCTCGGTCTTCGGTGCCGGTGGCGCGAGCTATCAGTGGTATCGCAACGGCGTCGCGATCAGCGGCGCCACCGGTCGCACGCTGACACTCGGCGGCGTGCAGTCGGCCGATGCCGGCGACTACTCGGTCCTCGTCACGCTCGCCAACAGCTCCGTCGTGACCTTGCATTCGTGGGTTGGCGTGCGGTCGAGTCGCACCGCACACGGCGATCTCGATCGCGATGGCGCCCCTGATCTCGTCCTGGAGAACGCCGTCACCGGCCAGCGACTCATCTGGCGCATGCGCAACGGCGGCATCGTCGGCTCGGTGTCGCTGCCGACATTGAGCGCGGGCTGGCACTTCGCCGGCACGGGCGACTTCAACCGCGACGCCGTTGCCGACATTGTGCTGCAGAATACGCAAACGGGCGAACGGGTGATCTGGCTGATGAACGGTGGGACGATCACGGGATCGGCCGGCCTGCCGACGCTGCCGCTGGTTTGGCAGATTGCCTGTATCGGGGACGTCGACGGCGATGGCAGCGCTGACGTCGTGCTACAGAACACCGACACCGGGGACCGCCTCGTCTGGAAGATGAACGGCGTGGCGATCGCGACGTCGCTCGGCCTGCCGACTCTGGCACCGGAATGGCAAATTTGCGCCGTGATCGACATCGACTCCGATGGGCAGAACGATCTGGTGCTGCAGAACGTCCGCACCGGCGAGCGCAAGGTGTGGATCCTCGCGCTTCAGTCAGGTCAGCTGTCGATCAATCGAACCATCCCCCTGCCGACCTTCTACGCGGGCTGGCGATTTGCGGGCGGCGGCTTCTACACCACCGACGGCAAGCCCAACCTGCTTCTGCAAAACTCCCTGACTGGAGACCGCATTCTGTGGTCGATGGGTAGCGACGGCGCCATTCTCGGTTCCACCGCCCTGCCGACCCTTCCCGCCGATTGGTCGTTCGCCGGCGCGGCGACGAATCGCGCGCCGATTTCGGGCCCGCACGACCTGAGCGGCGACGGCGGCAGCGACATCCTGGTAACGAACACCGCGACGGGCGACCGCGTCATGTGGGTTATGCAAAACGGAGCCATCGCCGGCTCGATCGGCTTGCCCACGCTGCCGGCCGAGTGGCGCTTCGCCGGCATCGGAGACTTCAATGCCGATGGCCTCAACGACATCGTTGTCGAGAACACGAACACGGGTGACCGTGTGCTGTGGTTTATGAACAACGGCACGATCGGCGGCGGCGCCGGCCTGCCCGCCCTTGCGCCAGCGTGGCGTTTCGCCGCTGTCGTCGACGTCAACCTCGATGGCCAGCCCGACATCGTCCTGCAGAACACCAGCACCGGCGAACGCGCGATTTGGGTGATGGACCGCGCCAAGGTGGACAGCACCATCGCGCTGCCGACCCTGCCGACAAGCTGGAACATTGCCGCCGCCGGCAAGTTCACCGCCGATGGCCGCGCCAACCTCGTGCTCGAAAACACCAGCACTGGTGACCGGCTGTTCTGGAGCCTCAACCCCGACGGTTCTATCGCGCAATCGACCGGCCTGCCCACCCTGCCCGTGAGCTGGCGCTTCGCCGGCTCCGGCGACTTCAACACCGACGGCAAACCGGACCTCATCCTGGAGAACATGAGCACGGGCGACCGGGTGATTTGGGTGATGGACCGCACCACCATCGCCAGCTCGCTCGGGCTGCCGACTCTCCCGGCGTCCTGGACGCTGCGCGACTAA
- a CDS encoding FG-GAP repeat protein, whose amino-acid sequence MDRTKVDNTIALPTLPTEWGIAAAGPFAADELDNLISENTRTGDRVFWSLNPNETIARSIGLPTLAVSWRIVGSGDFNGDGGPDILLENTGTGDRVVWVMVHTKIASSLGLPTLRPSWRLRG is encoded by the coding sequence ATGGACCGCACAAAGGTGGACAACACGATTGCGCTGCCAACTCTGCCGACGGAGTGGGGCATCGCGGCGGCGGGCCCGTTCGCGGCCGATGAGCTGGACAATCTGATTTCGGAGAACACCCGCACCGGCGACCGTGTCTTCTGGAGCCTGAATCCGAACGAGACGATCGCGCGATCAATCGGCTTGCCCACCTTGGCGGTGAGTTGGCGCATCGTGGGCTCCGGTGATTTCAACGGCGATGGCGGGCCCGACATTTTGCTCGAAAACACTGGCACCGGCGATCGGGTCGTTTGGGTCATGGTTCACACGAAAATCGCGAGTTCCCTCGGCCTCCCGACCCTTCGTCCGTCATGGCGCCTGAGGGGCTGA
- a CDS encoding ABC transporter permease produces MGNFSPSPRAFAAHRALWWQFTLRAIEMRHRGSYLGFVWAVLTPLFTAALYVVVFGYIFGGRFHVLPNETGKDYAIGVFLGLLLFHLVAETMAVAPTIVLSQPNLVKKVVFPVEILSLAQLGAFWFHAMISLALVAISAATIGHGLSLTGLAWLPLILLPLVLLTVGLGWLLAAAGVYFRDITQIVPLLSQILLWSSAVFFTPERIAEKSAFGWSILKWNPLLHTIDLARDALLFDQPVNGLHLAYTWGFGAAMFALGYAVFRASKRTFAEAL; encoded by the coding sequence GTGGGGAATTTTTCGCCTAGTCCTCGTGCCTTCGCCGCGCATCGCGCGCTTTGGTGGCAATTCACGCTGCGCGCGATCGAGATGCGGCATCGCGGCAGCTACCTGGGGTTCGTCTGGGCCGTGCTCACGCCGCTGTTCACCGCCGCGCTCTATGTCGTCGTCTTCGGCTATATCTTCGGCGGGCGCTTTCATGTGCTCCCCAACGAGACGGGCAAGGATTACGCCATCGGCGTCTTTCTGGGGCTGCTCCTGTTTCACCTCGTCGCCGAGACCATGGCTGTCGCGCCGACCATCGTGCTCTCGCAACCGAATTTGGTGAAGAAAGTCGTCTTCCCAGTCGAAATCCTGTCGCTGGCGCAGCTCGGCGCGTTCTGGTTTCACGCCATGATCAGCCTCGCGTTGGTGGCGATCTCCGCGGCGACCATCGGCCACGGCCTCAGCCTCACCGGCCTCGCGTGGCTGCCGCTGATTTTGCTCCCGCTTGTGTTGCTCACCGTCGGACTCGGCTGGCTGCTCGCCGCAGCCGGAGTCTACTTCCGCGACATCACGCAGATCGTGCCGCTGCTCTCGCAGATCCTCCTGTGGTCGAGCGCGGTGTTCTTCACGCCCGAGCGCATCGCTGAAAAGTCCGCCTTCGGCTGGTCGATCCTGAAGTGGAATCCCCTGCTCCACACCATCGACCTCGCACGCGACGCGCTCCTCTTCGACCAACCCGTGAATGGTCTGCACCTCGCCTACACGTGGGGTTTCGGCGCGGCGATGTTCGCGCTCGGCTATGCGGTGTTCCGCGCGAGCAAGCGCACGTTTGCGGAAGCGCTGTGA
- a CDS encoding ABC transporter ATP-binding protein translates to MSESLVITAESVAKTYRLWPEPAARLKRPLLAGAARLFPAGSGTRAKLEASAAACFRDFRALEPLTFQVRRGEALGIIGRNGSGKSTLLQLIAGILQPSHGAIATHGRISALLELGSGFNPDFTGRENVYLNGAILGLSHADMERLFPSIAQFADIGDFIDEPVKTYSSGMMMRLAFAVAVSVQPDVLIVDEALSVGDVFFTQKCFDRIREILAAGATLIFVSHDMAAVQNLCSRCLLLHNGRLIHDGAPEECVARYFSLHRGAASEHAVAGTHQTVNTAARSAALAHDLLAGAKSRIGDREFEFVAGAVFDAHGTPATEFELQQQARIHLLLRAKTAVRRPSVGLQVHDRMNNLVFAAGTPQLRFDLPALAAGQEILLEFRLTWSVQPGVYTLSFDAAEFDADNPNVGHFHDRVGGVGPFTISHHAPGALPFYGIAKLPMEISYA, encoded by the coding sequence ATGAGCGAATCCCTCGTCATCACCGCCGAGTCCGTCGCCAAGACCTACCGTCTCTGGCCCGAGCCGGCCGCGCGGCTGAAACGTCCGCTGCTCGCCGGCGCGGCGCGACTGTTCCCCGCCGGCTCCGGCACGCGCGCCAAGCTCGAGGCGTCGGCCGCGGCGTGCTTCCGCGATTTCCGCGCGCTGGAACCGCTGACGTTCCAAGTCCGCCGCGGCGAAGCGCTGGGCATCATCGGCCGCAACGGCTCCGGCAAGAGCACGCTGCTGCAACTCATCGCCGGCATCTTGCAGCCGAGCCACGGTGCGATCGCGACCCACGGCCGCATCTCCGCGCTGCTTGAGCTCGGCTCGGGCTTCAACCCGGACTTCACTGGCCGCGAAAACGTCTACCTCAACGGCGCCATTCTCGGCCTCTCGCACGCGGACATGGAGCGGCTGTTCCCGTCCATCGCGCAGTTCGCGGACATCGGCGATTTCATCGACGAGCCGGTGAAAACCTACTCCAGCGGCATGATGATGCGCTTGGCGTTCGCCGTCGCGGTGAGCGTGCAGCCCGACGTGTTGATCGTCGACGAGGCGCTGAGCGTGGGCGACGTGTTCTTCACGCAAAAGTGCTTCGATCGCATCCGCGAAATCCTCGCCGCAGGCGCGACGCTGATCTTCGTTTCGCACGACATGGCGGCGGTGCAAAACCTCTGCTCGCGGTGCCTCCTGCTGCACAACGGCCGGCTCATCCACGACGGTGCGCCCGAGGAGTGCGTCGCGCGCTACTTCAGCCTGCATCGCGGGGCCGCGTCGGAGCACGCCGTCGCCGGCACGCACCAGACCGTGAACACCGCCGCGCGCTCGGCCGCGCTCGCGCACGATCTGCTCGCCGGCGCGAAGTCCCGCATCGGCGACCGCGAGTTCGAGTTCGTCGCCGGTGCGGTGTTCGACGCGCACGGCACGCCCGCGACGGAGTTCGAGTTGCAGCAGCAGGCGCGCATCCACCTCCTCCTGCGCGCGAAGACCGCCGTGCGCCGACCGTCGGTCGGCCTCCAAGTGCACGACCGGATGAACAACCTCGTGTTCGCCGCGGGCACGCCGCAGCTGCGCTTCGATTTGCCGGCGCTCGCGGCCGGACAGGAAATCCTGCTCGAGTTCCGCCTCACGTGGTCGGTGCAGCCGGGCGTCTACACGCTGTCGTTCGACGCCGCGGAATTCGACGCCGACAATCCGAACGTCGGCCACTTCCACGACCGCGTGGGTGGCGTGGGACCGTTCACGATCAGCCACCACGCGCCGGGCGCCCTGCCCTTCTACGGCATCGCCAAGCTGCCGATGGAAATTTCCTACGCATGA
- a CDS encoding putative Ig domain-containing protein, which yields MSSSNLPTSYNALGLPAGLSVDQTTGVISGVPTTLGTFGAQLVAANWGDTAWADLHLQVRVPAPDSLASGLQSDLPLENGRTGGRVIWQMKGVEIATSLSLPTLAPAWLVCAVIDLPTFYAGWRFAGAGFHTVDGRSNIVLQNSLSGERVLWARGVAGDILGSTGLPTLPAEWRFAGIGDSNGDGLHDLLLENTSTGDRVLWMMNNSVIGGGAELPALAAT from the coding sequence ATTTCATCAAGCAACCTCCCCACGAGCTACAATGCGCTCGGTCTGCCTGCCGGTCTCTCCGTCGACCAAACCACGGGAGTAATCTCGGGCGTGCCGACGACGCTCGGGACGTTCGGCGCGCAACTCGTGGCGGCAAACTGGGGCGACACGGCGTGGGCCGATCTCCATTTGCAGGTGCGCGTCCCCGCACCCGATTCCCTGGCCAGCGGTCTGCAAAGCGATCTGCCGCTGGAGAACGGTCGCACCGGTGGGCGGGTGATTTGGCAGATGAAGGGTGTCGAGATCGCCACCTCGCTCTCGCTGCCGACCTTGGCGCCAGCGTGGCTGGTTTGCGCGGTGATCGACCTGCCGACGTTCTATGCCGGCTGGCGGTTTGCCGGCGCGGGTTTCCACACTGTGGATGGCAGGTCGAACATTGTTCTGCAAAATTCGCTCAGCGGCGAGCGCGTGCTATGGGCGAGGGGAGTCGCGGGCGACATCCTCGGCTCGACCGGCCTGCCGACCCTGCCGGCCGAATGGCGCTTCGCCGGCATTGGCGACTCCAACGGGGACGGGCTCCACGACCTCCTCTTGGAAAATACGAGCACGGGAGACCGTGTGCTCTGGATGATGAACAACAGCGTGATCGGTGGCGGTGCCGAGCTCCCGGCCTTGGCGGCGACCTAG
- a CDS encoding class I SAM-dependent methyltransferase: MTAATQRACWCGHPHLDDYSADYRVCKACGTLVSRAPLRADGDRVSRDEGEFYSKDYWLKRQSEHHGLPDIAQRARLDLPERCTHWLRHLLARRLPPAKVLEIGCGHGGYVALLGWAGFEATGTEMSPWVVEFAQKNFGIRALAGRVEDLALPAGGFDVIVLNDVLEHLPEPAGTLAHCARLLAPDGFFVIQTPEYKEHLTEADLRHTGDLFLKHMDGNNDEHLYLFSRRSAGEFFRRLGFPAIEFANPVYSYDLFFTASRAPLATPSDAAIATALAAQPTGRLVQALLDKAYESTDRWWAMQRLQIELRERS, encoded by the coding sequence ATGACCGCCGCCACCCAGCGCGCCTGCTGGTGCGGACACCCGCACCTCGACGACTACTCCGCGGATTACCGCGTGTGCAAAGCGTGCGGCACGCTGGTGAGCCGCGCGCCGCTGCGCGCCGACGGCGACCGCGTGTCGCGCGACGAAGGTGAATTCTACAGCAAGGACTACTGGCTGAAACGCCAGTCCGAGCACCACGGCCTGCCCGATATCGCGCAGCGCGCGCGCCTCGACTTGCCCGAGCGCTGCACGCACTGGCTGCGACACCTGCTCGCGCGCCGCCTGCCGCCGGCGAAGGTGCTCGAGATCGGCTGCGGCCACGGCGGCTACGTCGCGCTGCTCGGCTGGGCGGGATTCGAGGCCACCGGCACGGAGATGAGCCCGTGGGTGGTCGAGTTTGCGCAGAAAAACTTCGGCATCCGCGCCCTCGCCGGCCGCGTCGAGGATCTGGCGCTGCCCGCCGGCGGCTTCGATGTCATCGTGCTGAATGACGTGCTCGAACACCTGCCCGAGCCCGCCGGCACGCTCGCGCACTGCGCGCGACTGCTCGCACCCGACGGGTTCTTCGTCATCCAGACGCCCGAATACAAGGAACACCTCACCGAGGCAGACCTGCGGCACACGGGCGATTTGTTCCTGAAGCACATGGATGGGAACAACGACGAGCATCTCTACCTGTTCAGTCGGCGGAGTGCGGGAGAGTTTTTCCGGCGACTCGGTTTTCCCGCGATCGAGTTCGCGAATCCGGTCTACAGCTACGATCTGTTCTTCACCGCAAGTCGCGCGCCGCTCGCGACGCCATCTGACGCCGCCATCGCGACCGCGCTCGCCGCGCAGCCGACCGGCCGGCTCGTCCAAGCCCTGCTCGACAAGGCCTACGAATCCACCGACCGCTGGTGGGCGATGCAGCGACTCCAGATTGAGCTGCGCGAGCGAAGCTAA